In Quercus robur chromosome 11, dhQueRobu3.1, whole genome shotgun sequence, the sequence ATAAAGGACGCCTGAAATGTGGCTGTAAGAGATATAATTTCAGGGTAAGAACTAAGattaatagcaaaaaaaattaagggaaagggaaaaaaaaaacaaaaaacaaacaaaaactataTATCAGTTCAGATACCTGGCCAAAAGAAATTGAGATAAAAATCCCATCTGGTTTCAAAACCCTATGAGCGTCTTCAAGCATTGCCATGACTTTATTTATTGTTTCGGGCCGCGGATTCCATGGGTCTCCACTGTCCACGAACAATACATCcttcaaaatcaaaagttaTAATACATAGTTGACCAATTAAAAGTTATAGACTACGTAGTGGAGAGTTTATAATTATGAGAATTCAACGCATCATATAGAAATTCCAGCACATCTAAAACGAAAAACATCACGAATTGCATGTTTACCATGGTTCCTTTCTCAATGACGACATCAAAACACTCGTTGCTAAAGGGCAGGTTTAGCATGTCAGCCTCCAGAACCTTTATTTCTGGTGAAACAGGTGACAAAACCAATGAACAATACTAAGGTTAAAAATTAACCTTTCTAACTGAAGAAATTTGTTCCtacaattaatttaaataatattgagAGAAAATgctcttttactttttcattataaATAAGTGAAGAAGCATATCTTTTCACAGTGCAAAAAAGTTCATTTTACTAGATTCTTTTTTGGACAGGCATTACTTAGCCAAACCTAATTCTGAGTTTCGTAATTTATAAAACAACAATGCCATATGCACaacatttttcccttttttttcacaacttgttaTTGTAGCAATGTGTTATTGAATTCACTTGGACCCACAACTAATACCACTTTACTTACTATCGTTAATAATTTACCACCTCAGTAGTCATGAAAAAAGTTGTCAGTAGACTAATTGTTTAGAAAAAATACTGGCAGAAACTTTTCAGCAGCATTGACAAATATGTCCAAACAGAGGAAGAATCCATCTCCAGATCTGGCATTCCACAGTTTGTGACAAGAAAAGTATGAATTCCCTTGTCTCTCTATTTGCTTTGAGAAACATCTAAGTATACAATTTACTGAGTTCCAACCTTTCTTAATTGAAGATGTGAGCAAGCTCATTCAAATCACAAGTAGTTCCCCCAAAGTGAATAGATTTTGCTGTAATTATATATAAGGGCAGATTACATAAAAGCCATAAATTCCATAATGTATGCTTTGCCAGGATCAGCAATCCTCAGGCAAAACAACTGCTACTCAAATGAAAATCACTGTTGTGTTGAATgctaaagaaagttttttttttagaaaagcaTTTCATTTAACTAGACTACCTTAAGGCTTAAAAGTTCAAACACATATAAGTGAGAAATGAGTCCTTATACAGGCACATAAGCAATTACTAAATAAAGAAGTTTGTAGGTATATCAATCAACACACCATTATATCCCTTCAATGCTAATCGCTTCTGCATCTTCTCCACCGCAACGGCTGACAGATCAATGCATGTTATCTCAGTGATCCCATCTTTGTATAACTCTTCAGACAACTGTGAGTTCCCACAACCCAGCTCCAATACCTTCATCACACAACTTTATCATCTCTAACTTGTCCCCATACCATGTTATTTGTTTAATCAAACTAGAATCAGATTACGTTCAACTCCAACAAGCCCCATATACAAAAGACAAAACTTTCCAAAAGAAAcaagtcaaaactcaaaacccacATGAAAACACCACTAAAGCTACCTCATAAATTGCACAAAAACATCATAAATTCAAATTGGGTCATCAAGTAAATTAGGCTCCTCCAATTTCCACACCTAACTTATAGCTTTATTTGCTTCAAACTCATTACTTCATCAGACTCTCTATTCCATACATTAAGattctttaaagtttaaaccaataACCACAAAACTTAAAAGTCGGTAAATCTACACATGGAATACTAAGCAAATCCctccccaacccccccccccccccccccaaaaaaaaaaaagaacttgtcCCTATACCATGTTATGTGTTTAATCAAACAAGAATCAGATATATTCAAATCCAACAAATCCCATATACAAAAGGAAAAACTTTCCACCAAATAAAcaagtcaaaactcaaaaagtcACATGAAAACACCACCAAAACTAGCTCATTAAATGCACAAAATATCATAAATTCAAATTGGGTCAGCAAGTAAATTAGGCTCCTCCAATCTCCAAACCCAACTTAATAGCTTTATTAACTTCAAACTCATAACTTAATCAGACCCTTTACTCCACACATTAATATTCGTTAACCACACAACTTAAAAAGTTGGTAAATTTAACACATGGAATACTaagaaaatcccaaaaaaagCAACTTGTCTCCATACCAAGTTATGTCACTGTGTTTAATCAAACTAGAAATAGATACATTAAAATCCAACAAGTCCCATATACAAAATGCAAAAGTTTCCAAAAGAAACaagccaaaacaaaaaacccacatGAAAACATCACCAAAACTAGCTCATAAATTGCACAAGAACATCAGAAACTCAAATTAAGCTCCAATTTCCTTACTAACTCATAGCTTTATATACTTCAAACTCATTACTTAATTAGACCCTTTACTCCAAACATTAAGATTCTTTAACCACACAACTTAAAAGTTAGTAAATTCAACACATGCAATACCAATCAAAAggccaaataaaaattatatataaaagcagtgacagagagagaaaaggtaCAGAAGAATTGGGTTTTATATGGGCTTGAATAAGGTGGCGAAAATGAGAGTAATCTTTGAACCACTCGTAATGTTCCTCGTTAGAAAAACGCTCATCCCTGAAAAGACAAGAAGCAGTTGAGGAAATTAATGAAAACTCTAGTGGTAAATAAGGAAACAGAgtaaaaaaaacagagagataCCAATAGTGAGGATCGAGGTAAGCCTTGGCAGAGGAGGGACCAAAGCTATTTTTCTGCGTTTCCTTTGGGTTCTGATTTGTACCCATTTTCTGATTTTCGggtaatcttcttcttcttgctcGAATTTAGTCAGAGAAACCTTAAACACTGCTGCACAATAAAAATTCTCAGATAtggacccgacccgacccgataATATCGAACCTGGACCGTTAACAGGCTCAACAGATGTCGATAAGCTTATAACTTATAATTTGGCCCAACCCAGACACAGactattatctttttttttttttttttaataatacataTTATCTTTATATTATTTGCCTCAAGGCCCTCAATTTTCAATGAATGTTACTATATTGGGGTtagttttttttacttaatatggAAGATGCAGCTAAAGTTATATAGATGGTGAGTTTATAATCCATAATTCTCATAATCATAAGATCAAGatactaattgatttttagtgTAGGTGATGATTGAATCTTAGATATCTTATTTAACAACAATAAACTtaactagttgagttaactggaactcTCTTATAAAATCCAATTAATTTGTTAAAGATCAATACAACaaaatctattaattttatgggaaaagaaaattttgatttaacgtccaaaatatatttgtaatttgaaGCAAAAGATTTAAATTTCTAGACAAAAACCCAAGGTCAAGTTTCATTCCAATGGAGGGATTTGATAAAAGAGATTATATGTCTAAAtctatcatttatttatttttgatatttttatgtaatttttggatttttattttcttgattttgggtGTTTTAAGGAATTCTTAGTCAAATTAGAGTCATATTATGATTCTTTATCAATTGGAATctatttagaattatttttactTGGAAAATAGTTAGCAATATGCAACATGAATATGAACaattaactttttgttgaagTTGACTcatatttgtttatgggttgtTAGCTTGGGCGCCTGATGAGTGGAATGAGTTGCCCCTCTTGTTACTCTCATTACAGTGCATAAAGGTATTTTGGGAATTTGCATCAAATAGGTAATAGAGGTATTTTGGGAATTTGCATCAAGTAGGGTTTTGTTATATGTAAACAATGTTGTAACATCATTTTCTCATATAGTGGATGTTTTTAGTTGCTTGCTCTTGTAGATGTAGGCACACTGTCAAACCACATAAATTCTTTGtgttgatttctctcttttccattctttaaTCTTTGCACAACCGATTTTTCACAACAACTTTCCAGtaaaattgagtttttgtttatttttggtgGATTCAAGGAATCCTTATGAATTTAAGGCTTGCCTTTAGCTTGTAACGAGATCTAGCATTTTTCACCTTTTTAGGATATATATTTTCGCAGCCATGAAAGGAAGCTAGAAAAACATATCTTGCTCCAACTATAATCAAATTGTCAGAAAATCCCAGATTAGAAATAGACTCACGGCAAAAGAAGAGACAACAGATCTAGACTCCAGAGCATCAATATAAGGACATTGACAGCCAAACCATCTAATAGATGGAACGCTAGActcctatcaaaaaagaaaaaaagatggaaTGCTAGACAAATATCATGATTCAATGTCCCCGGAATCATTTGAATAAAACATGCAAATTATCCACAGAACaagaggaagagaagagaaTTATAATCTTAGGCTAACCAACTCAGGCAGTCTCAGCATTGACACCACCACGTTTGTTGCATATCAATCATGCTAAATATCTTTTACAACTCAAGGGAGTTTGATAGGTGCAGAGTATCTCagaacaaaagaagagaaagatgtTATAAGAAACTATTAGAaacatgatttattattattcaattaaGTCAAGCTGAACTTGCTGTTTCACATCttgcaaagaaaattaaaggaagaaaaatgtaGAAAAGGAATAATTGTAGGTAAGGATTAATGTTGGCATTAACAAGAATTATCCTTAGAAGCTACTCCCGGAATCTCAGTTGCTTGCCTCTTCATTAATTACAAGTAAACCTGTATAGACTCCACACTGCAACATTGCGATATACTTCAATGGTTCTGTTCCAGTCATGTACTCAGTCACTTATGTGATAAGGGCTTTAGCTTCAAAGGATGTATACTCAATTCATAGAAAAAGGGTCTcagaaatttataattattaccTTGTTGAAAGTGATTGGCAGTTATTTCTCTAAGATCTCCTTGGGGATGGGATTGGGGAAGTTGGAG encodes:
- the LOC126706365 gene encoding uncharacterized protein LOC126706365; this translates as MGTNQNPKETQKNSFGPSSAKAYLDPHYWDERFSNEEHYEWFKDYSHFRHLIQAHIKPNSSVLELGCGNSQLSEELYKDGITEITCIDLSAVAVEKMQKRLALKGYNEIKVLEADMLNLPFSNECFDVVIEKGTMDVLFVDSGDPWNPRPETINKVMAMLEDAHRVLKPDGIFISISFGQPHFRRPLFDSPKFTWSVEWNTFGDAFHYFFYVLKKGRRSLDGKVSSERVQPPSISLLHEELESEDYIFRTNIDEMNS